In one window of Paenarthrobacter nicotinovorans DNA:
- a CDS encoding circularly permuted type 2 ATP-grasp protein, whose product MSDLFQDYSEAAARSGAYDEMFAPGHVARKSYGQVSGALRELSLADVTARADSMARTFLDRGVTFDYAGEERPFPLDIVPRVIPADEWDVLERGVAQRVKALEAFLNDVYGRMAVVADGVIPRQLVTTSAHFHRAVHGFEPSGGVRVHVSGIDVVRDAAGTFRVLEDNVRVPSGVSYVLENRRAMAKGLPEAFGQQHIRPVEEYPRRLLSALRKTAPAGVDDPTVVVLTPGVFNSAYFEHTLLAGLMGVELVEGRDLICRGNRVYMRTTAGEQRVDVIYKRIDDDFLDPLQFRSDSMLGCPGLVNAARAGGVTIANAVGNGVADDKLVYSYVPDLIRYYLHEEPIIANVDTFRLEEKEAREHVLDRLEELVVKPVDGSGGKGLVIGPDASKEELDALRKRVIADPRGWIAQPVLQLSTVPTLSGDKFGPRHVDLRPFAVNDGDDVWVLPGGLTRVALKEGSLIVNSSQGGGSKDTWVLANSPQMPAEVIPRQSVTLREQVSVWPVESNWRDRQTEQQQ is encoded by the coding sequence ATGTCTGACCTATTCCAGGATTACTCCGAGGCCGCTGCACGCAGTGGAGCCTACGACGAGATGTTTGCCCCCGGCCACGTTGCCAGAAAATCCTACGGTCAGGTCTCCGGTGCGCTCCGCGAGCTTTCCCTCGCAGATGTCACCGCCCGTGCCGACTCCATGGCACGGACCTTCCTGGACCGTGGCGTCACTTTCGACTACGCGGGGGAGGAGCGTCCCTTCCCCCTGGACATCGTCCCGCGTGTCATCCCGGCCGATGAGTGGGACGTGCTCGAACGCGGAGTTGCCCAGCGGGTCAAAGCACTTGAAGCATTCCTCAACGACGTTTACGGGCGGATGGCCGTAGTGGCCGATGGCGTGATTCCACGCCAGCTCGTCACTACCAGCGCCCATTTCCACCGGGCGGTCCACGGTTTTGAACCCTCCGGCGGCGTCCGCGTCCATGTTTCGGGCATCGACGTCGTCCGTGACGCTGCCGGCACGTTCCGGGTACTCGAGGACAATGTTCGTGTCCCGTCCGGCGTCAGCTACGTGCTGGAAAACCGCAGGGCCATGGCGAAAGGCTTGCCCGAAGCCTTCGGGCAGCAGCACATCAGGCCGGTTGAAGAGTATCCGCGGCGGCTACTGTCGGCGCTGCGCAAGACCGCACCCGCCGGCGTCGATGATCCGACAGTGGTTGTCCTGACCCCGGGTGTCTTCAACAGCGCATATTTCGAACACACACTCCTGGCCGGGCTGATGGGCGTGGAACTGGTGGAAGGCCGGGACCTCATTTGCCGCGGCAACCGCGTCTACATGCGGACCACGGCCGGCGAACAGCGTGTGGATGTCATCTACAAACGCATCGATGACGATTTCCTCGATCCCCTGCAGTTCCGCTCGGATTCGATGCTCGGCTGCCCTGGCCTGGTCAACGCCGCCCGTGCCGGGGGAGTGACCATCGCCAACGCGGTGGGCAACGGGGTGGCCGATGACAAGCTCGTCTACAGCTACGTGCCTGACCTGATCCGGTACTACCTCCACGAAGAACCCATCATCGCCAACGTCGACACTTTCCGGCTGGAGGAAAAGGAAGCCAGGGAACATGTCCTGGACCGCCTCGAGGAACTGGTGGTCAAACCCGTCGACGGTTCGGGTGGAAAGGGGCTGGTCATCGGTCCCGACGCTTCCAAGGAAGAACTGGACGCCTTGCGCAAGCGCGTCATCGCCGATCCCCGCGGCTGGATTGCCCAGCCAGTGCTCCAGCTTTCCACGGTTCCGACACTCTCCGGAGACAAGTTCGGGCCCCGCCACGTCGACTTGCGGCCTTTCGCAGTGAACGACGGCGACGACGTCTGGGTTCTGCCCGGCGGCCTCACCCGGGTGGCCCTCAAGGAGGGCTCGCTGATCGTCAATTCCAGCCAGGGCGGTGGTTCCAAAGACACCTGGGTTCTGGCGAACTCGCCCCAGATGCCGGCCGAGGTGATCCCGCGGCAGTCTGTCACCCTGCGGGAACAGGTTTCCGTATGGCCGGTCGAAAGCAACTGGCGCGACCGCCAAACGGAGCAGCAGCAGTGA
- a CDS encoding alpha-E domain-containing protein codes for MLSRIAESLFWIGRYVERADGTARILDVHLERLNHLPLEEQRSVARELLAVMGAKPQSDDFGLPELLHALAYDKQSASSIAGSLGAARENARRARETVSQSLWESLNTTYYGLNQHRKDVVGTYRFCNWVLERTAMVRGLADTTVSHDESWLFMVLGRSLERADMTARMLSTRDVQSAGMSWVNMLRCAGAYESFIRTRRAAFGDQHAAEFLLLDRLFPRSIVYALRDADECLAKLDPSAQRVGFINDARRIVGQARTFLEFHRTDDLMSELPEHMERVQKAVTQASDAISRKYFNQADEHAWVGEVS; via the coding sequence ATGCTGAGCCGTATTGCTGAGTCACTCTTTTGGATCGGCCGCTACGTAGAGCGGGCCGACGGTACTGCCCGGATCCTGGATGTGCACCTGGAGCGCCTGAACCACCTGCCCCTTGAGGAGCAGCGCAGCGTAGCCAGGGAACTCCTCGCTGTCATGGGTGCCAAGCCCCAGAGCGACGATTTCGGCCTGCCTGAGCTGCTTCATGCCCTGGCCTATGACAAACAGAGTGCCTCGTCCATTGCAGGGTCCCTCGGGGCAGCCCGTGAGAACGCACGTCGTGCCAGGGAAACGGTGTCCCAATCCCTTTGGGAGAGCCTGAACACTACCTATTACGGCTTGAACCAGCATCGCAAGGACGTGGTGGGAACGTATCGTTTCTGCAACTGGGTCCTGGAACGGACCGCCATGGTGCGCGGACTTGCCGACACAACGGTCAGCCACGACGAAAGCTGGCTGTTCATGGTGCTGGGCCGTTCCCTGGAACGTGCGGACATGACTGCCCGCATGCTGTCCACCCGCGATGTCCAGTCCGCTGGTATGTCCTGGGTGAACATGCTGCGCTGCGCAGGCGCGTACGAATCCTTCATCCGCACCAGGCGGGCGGCGTTCGGCGACCAGCACGCGGCCGAATTCCTGCTCCTGGACCGCCTGTTCCCGCGCTCCATCGTGTACGCATTGCGCGATGCCGATGAGTGCCTCGCGAAACTGGACCCCTCGGCACAGCGCGTCGGCTTCATCAACGATGCCCGCCGCATTGTGGGACAGGCACGTACCTTCCTCGAGTTCCACCGCACCGATGACCTCATGTCGGAACTGCCTGAGCACATGGAACGTGTGCAGAAGGCCGTGACGCAGGCATCGGACGCGATTTCCCGTAAGTACTTCAATCAGGCTGATGAGCACGCCTGGGTGGGAGAAGTTTCATGA
- a CDS encoding transglutaminase family protein yields MTRLSIVHKTAYKYNRRVTLSYNEARMTPLTDGQQVVLESSLKVSPNQASVSTYRDYWGTRVTAFDMQMPHESLEVLATATVEVHRTERVAVEDDIVGWDVMASEKIQDEFSDWLPQSRLSGPGEEVLGIVPGIVDGKNPHEAALAVFAWMAGEMTYMKGTTGVTTNAEQAWSQRQGVCQDLAHLAIGALRCSGIPARYVSGYIHPRSSADIGETVAGQSHAWLEWWDGEWRSWDPTNHKPAGDYHVTVARGRDYRDVPPLKGILSGGGGSGLSVSVEITRLA; encoded by the coding sequence ATGACCCGGCTGAGCATCGTCCACAAGACGGCTTACAAGTACAACCGCCGCGTGACGTTGTCCTACAACGAGGCCCGGATGACACCGCTGACCGACGGCCAGCAGGTGGTCCTGGAGTCCTCACTCAAGGTCTCTCCCAACCAGGCCTCGGTCAGCACCTACCGCGACTATTGGGGAACCCGCGTCACCGCTTTCGACATGCAGATGCCCCACGAGAGCCTGGAGGTCCTTGCCACGGCCACCGTGGAAGTGCACCGCACAGAGCGGGTCGCCGTGGAGGACGACATCGTGGGATGGGACGTCATGGCTTCCGAAAAAATCCAGGACGAATTCAGCGATTGGCTTCCGCAGTCACGGCTCAGCGGGCCGGGGGAGGAAGTCCTCGGCATCGTTCCCGGGATTGTCGACGGCAAGAATCCCCACGAAGCCGCACTGGCGGTTTTCGCATGGATGGCCGGCGAGATGACCTATATGAAGGGCACCACCGGGGTGACGACAAACGCAGAACAGGCGTGGTCTCAACGGCAGGGGGTATGCCAGGACCTGGCCCACCTTGCCATCGGAGCCTTGCGTTGCAGTGGCATCCCGGCGCGTTACGTCTCCGGCTACATCCATCCCCGGTCCTCGGCAGACATCGGGGAGACGGTGGCCGGCCAGTCCCACGCCTGGCTGGAATGGTGGGACGGAGAATGGCGCAGCTGGGACCCCACCAACCACAAGCCCGCGGGCGACTACCACGTCACTGTTGCCAGGGGACGCGACTACAGGGATGTGCCACCGTTGAAGGGCATCCTCTCCGGCGGCGGCGGATCCGGGCTCTCCGTGTCCGTGGAGATCACC
- a CDS encoding YeiH family protein produces the protein MPFNRLASQLSRLGPGLVLSVAATGLAFAMHALLPAVSVIPVMTLAVALGLLSANIPGTAVVVAGRARPGLDFAGKHLMRAGIVLLGLKVSVGDVLGLGWLSLLLIAGVVLASFAGTYGLARLLRLPGEASLLIATGFSICGASAIGAMAAVRRIKHQDTVLPVALVTLCGTLAIGVLPLLMHPLMLSPEQFGAWTGASVHDVGQVVATAQTAGTAALAIAVVVKLTRVILLAPIVAAAGLHQRVQHVRQRANGSADADNADGRFPPIVPLFVVGFIAMVAVRSLGWTPPELLEAAAVAQDILLASALFGLGSAVRVRTLIHTGGRAAVVALGSWLIIASLGLGAAWIMIR, from the coding sequence ATGCCCTTCAACAGACTCGCGTCCCAGCTGTCACGGCTGGGGCCAGGGTTGGTCCTGAGCGTTGCCGCGACCGGCCTTGCCTTCGCCATGCACGCATTGCTGCCTGCGGTTTCAGTCATACCGGTCATGACGCTTGCTGTTGCTTTGGGTTTGCTCTCAGCAAATATACCGGGCACGGCGGTGGTCGTTGCGGGGCGCGCCCGGCCCGGCCTGGACTTCGCCGGAAAGCACCTGATGCGTGCGGGCATTGTGTTGCTCGGCCTTAAAGTCAGTGTGGGTGACGTGTTGGGACTCGGCTGGTTGTCCCTGCTCCTGATAGCCGGGGTGGTCCTGGCCAGTTTCGCCGGAACCTACGGCCTGGCGAGACTGCTGCGCCTGCCCGGTGAAGCTTCCTTGTTGATTGCTACGGGCTTCTCCATTTGCGGGGCCTCCGCCATCGGCGCCATGGCCGCAGTGCGGCGCATCAAACACCAGGACACGGTGCTGCCCGTCGCACTGGTCACCCTTTGCGGGACCTTGGCCATTGGCGTCCTGCCCCTGCTGATGCATCCGTTGATGCTGAGTCCGGAGCAGTTCGGGGCATGGACGGGCGCTTCCGTGCACGATGTCGGCCAGGTGGTGGCCACAGCGCAAACGGCAGGAACAGCGGCCCTGGCGATCGCCGTCGTCGTTAAGCTGACGCGGGTGATCCTCCTGGCCCCCATTGTGGCTGCGGCAGGCTTGCATCAGCGGGTCCAGCATGTCCGTCAACGCGCCAACGGTTCAGCGGATGCGGACAATGCGGACGGCCGTTTCCCGCCCATCGTGCCTCTTTTCGTGGTCGGCTTCATCGCCATGGTCGCGGTCCGCTCGCTCGGATGGACGCCTCCGGAACTCCTGGAAGCGGCGGCGGTGGCACAGGACATTTTGCTGGCGTCGGCGCTTTTCGGTCTGGGCTCTGCCGTGCGTGTCAGGACGCTGATCCATACCGGGGGACGTGCTGCCGTGGTGGCACTGGGGTCCTGGCTGATCATCGCTTCACTGGGCCTGGGGGCTGCCTGGATCATGATTAGATAG